A window of Nocardiopsis sp. Huas11 genomic DNA:
GCGGTGCGTCCTCCAGGGCGGACGCTTCCCGGCTCACCAACCATAAAGGGACTCCAGTTCCATTAAAGCGTCGTTCGTGCTAGCGTACGAGACATCTTAACGGAACAACTGACCCGTTAGTGGTCTCTGTAGGAGGACTCCATGCGATACCGCACCCTGGGCGCCAGCGGCCTGCGCGTACCCGAGCTGAGCCTGGGCACCGGTACCTTCGCCGGCCACGGCCCGCTGTTCAGCGAGTGGGGCGGCACCGACGCCGACCAGGCACGACGCCTGGTCGACATCAGCCTCGAGGCGGGCCTGACCCTCTTCGACAGCGCCGACGCCTACTCCGACGGAGCCGCCGAAGAGGTCCTGGGCGCCGCGGTCAAGGGCCGCCGCGACGAGGTCCTGCTCTCCACCAAGTTCGGCCTGCCCACGGGCGAGGGACCCCAGGACGCGGGCACCTCGCGCTCCCGGATCATCCGTGCCGCCGAGGACGCGCTGCGCCGCCTGGACACCGATCACATCGACCTGCTCCAGCTGCACGGCTTCGACGCCGGCACCCCGGTGGAGGAGGGCCTCTCCGCGCTCGACACGCTGGTGCGCGACGGCAAGGTCCGCTACGTGGGGGTGTCCAACTTCGCCGGCTGGCAGCTGATGAAGTCGCTGGCCGCCGCCGACCGCCTGCACGCGCCCCGCCACATCGTCCACCAGGTCTACTACTCCCTGGTCGGCCGCGACTACGAGTGGGAACTCATGCCGCTGGGCCTGGACCAGGGGGTGGGCGCGATGGTGTGGAGCCCGCTGGGCTGGGGACGGCTCACCGGCAAGGTCCGCCGCGGGCGGCCCCTGCCCGAGCGCAGCCGCCTGCACCGGACCGCCGAGCTTGGCCCACCGGTGGACGACGAGCTGCTCTACGACGTGGTCGAGGCCCTGGACGAGATCGCCGGGGAGGTGGGCCGCTCGGTCCCCCAGGTCGCGATCAACTGGCTGCTGCGCCGGCCGACGGTGTCCTCGGTCATCATCGGCGCACGCGACGAGGCGCAGCTGCGCGAGAACCTCGGCGCGGTCGGCTGGGAGCTCACTCCCGCCCAGGTGGCGCGACTGGACGCGGTGAGCCACCGGCCCGCTCCCTACCCCCGCTTCCCCTACGAGCGCCAGGAGGGTTTCGCCAGACTCGACCCCCCGCTGTTCCCGCGCCCGTGAGCGCGCCCGCCCCGCTCGAGGGCTCAGACCGGACGCATGCGGAAGACCTGGAGCCGCATGTCGTAGTACTTCTCCGTCTCCCCCACCCACTCCATGCCGAGCCGGCGCGCCACGGCGATCGCCCGGGAGTTGTCAGGACGCGCGACGGCGAAGACCTCCTCGATCCCCTGCTTGAACGCCCAGTCCATGAGCGCCTGGCTGGCCTCGGTGGCGTAGCCCTGTCCCCACACGTCCGGGCGCACGGCCCAGGTGAGTTCGAAGTCCTCCTCGAAGGGCGGCAGGAGCTTCAGGGACAGACCGCCCACCAGCTCCCCGTCGGACTCGCGCACGATCGCCCAGCGGCCCGCCGGCGGGACCAGGTTCGGCCCGGCCTCGATCCAGGCGTGCAGCACCGAGCGCATCGCGTCGACATCGTTCACCGGTTGCCACTCCGGCGTCAGCCAGTGAGCGACATCCTCGGCCCCGTAGACCTTCAGGGCCGCGTCGGCGTCGCTCAGCTCCCACTCGCGGATACGGAGTCGGTCGGTCGGCAGCTCTAGTCCCATATCACAAAGGTAACCCGGTTCCGACCACCCGGACAGGGGGGTGTCCCCTGTGACCCCACCCCCTGTCCGGTGGGGCGGCGGGCCGGGGCGGAAACGGATACGCACAATCCCGCCGCCACCGACCTGCGCGAACGCCGATCGTGGACGGGTCATGGCTCGGCACGGAGTTTCACACGGGGCCGTCAAGGGCAGTCCCGCACACAAGGAGGTCAAGTTAGGAGGTGTCGTCATGGACACCGGAATCATCGTGACCATCCTCGTCGCGGTGGCGACGGTCGCCATCGTGGTCGGGATCCTGATCGCCGTGCGGGCCTGGGTCGTTCCCGCCCGCCGCTCCGCCCGGCTCAAGAAGCGCTTCGGCCCGGAGTACGACCGCACCGTGCGGAGCCACGGGGACAGGGCCGCGGCCGAGCGGGAACTGCACGGACGGCTCCGCCGTCACGAGAACATGGATCTGCGCGAGCTCACCGACCAGGAGCGCGAGATCCACGAGCGCACGTGGGCCTCGGTCCAGCAACAGTTCGTGGACGACCCGGTCGACGCGGTCCGCAACGCCCGACTCCTGGTCGAGGCGATCATGACGGACCGCGGCTACACCGGCCGGCCGTCCCCCGCCGAGGACGACGCGGCGTTCGAGCGCAGGGTCGAGGACCTGTCCGTGGAGCACCCCTCGGTGGTCGCCGAGTTCCGGGGTGCGCACACCGCCGGCCGTCTGGCCGACGCCCGGCAGGCCCCGACCGAGGAGCTGCGGGAGGCCGTCGTGGCCTACCGCCGGCTGGTGACGGCCCTGCTGGACGAGTCGCCGACGTCGCGGCGCCCGGGGCTCACCACCGGACCGAGCACACGTCGCTGACGCGCTCCGGGCCCGGCCCGCGCCGCGGGTCGGGCCCGGCGGCAGCGGAGCGAACGCGACAGCGAGGAGGTGCAGACGATGCGGCACACCATGGGAACCGGTCGTGGACACGAGCCCGAGGTCACCGAGGGTGACACGCGGGTCCCCGACCCCAGGCCGGAGGCCGCGGGGGCCGCGGACGGAGACACGTCGCCGCGGCCGGACGCCGAAGCCGGCGCGGGCCGCTCCTGGGACCCGGCGCCGGGTATCGCGCCGGAGGACGTGCGCGAGCGCTGGCGCACCGCCCAGGGGGCGTTCGTCGACGACCCCGAACGGGCCGTGCGCGAGGCCGACACGCTGGCGGCGGAGGTCTGCGACGCGGTCGTCGCGCGGCTGAACGCCCGGCGGTCCGCGCTGCGTTCGATGTGGGAGAACGGCGAGGACGGCGGCGGGGGCGGCGACACCGAGTCGCTGCGACTGGCCATGCACGACTACCGCGTCTTCGTCGAGAACGTCATCGGCGGCGACGTCTGACCTGGGTCTGACCCGGGTCGCCGTCGGACGCGGCCGAGGGCCGGAGCCGGTCCCGATCATCGGGACCGCGGGCTCCGGCCCTCGACGTGTGCCGGGGCCGCTGGGCCGCGACGCCGTCACGCCGCGACGTGGTCGGTCAGACGGACACGGGCTCGGCCGCGCGGACGTCCTCGGTCACGCGCGCGGCGACCTCGCGCAAGCGGCCGACGAAGTAGAAGTGCCCGCCGGGCAGGATGTGCGTGCGCACGGGGCCCTCGGCGCGGTCGTGCCAGGCGGCCAGCCGCGACGGGGGCATCCCTGGGTCGTCCTCGCCGCCCAGGACCGTCACGGGATGGCGCAGTCGGGGCGTGCCGGGCCGGGGCCGCCAGGTGTCGACCAGGGCGAGGTCGGCGCGGATGAGGGGTTCGGCGGCGCGCCACAGGTCGGGGTCGTCCAGGACGGCGGTGGAGGTGCCCCCCATACGGGCGACCGACGCGCGCAGGCGGTCGTCGGTGAGCCGGTGGCGGGGGCGGTCCCACTCGATGCCGGGCGCGGGGCTCCAGGCCGAGACGCCGAGCCAGGAGGGCGCGCGCCCGCCGGCCAGGCGCAGGGCCATCTCGTAGGCCACCAGCGCGCCCATGCTGTGCCCGAACAGGCCGTAGGGCCGGTCCAGGTACGGATCGAGGTGGTCGCACAGGTGGCGGGCCAGGGCTCGGGCGTCGGTGAAGGGCGCGCTGTCCGACGAGCGGCCGCGCCCCGGCGCCTCGACCAGGCAGACGTCCCAGTCCGC
This region includes:
- a CDS encoding aldo/keto reductase, which encodes MRYRTLGASGLRVPELSLGTGTFAGHGPLFSEWGGTDADQARRLVDISLEAGLTLFDSADAYSDGAAEEVLGAAVKGRRDEVLLSTKFGLPTGEGPQDAGTSRSRIIRAAEDALRRLDTDHIDLLQLHGFDAGTPVEEGLSALDTLVRDGKVRYVGVSNFAGWQLMKSLAAADRLHAPRHIVHQVYYSLVGRDYEWELMPLGLDQGVGAMVWSPLGWGRLTGKVRRGRPLPERSRLHRTAELGPPVDDELLYDVVEALDEIAGEVGRSVPQVAINWLLRRPTVSSVIIGARDEAQLRENLGAVGWELTPAQVARLDAVSHRPAPYPRFPYERQEGFARLDPPLFPRP
- a CDS encoding thioesterase II family protein → MHEGVLTRIRPVPESRFRLFLLHHAGGSPQGYRAWVRHFPADWDVCLVEAPGRGRSSDSAPFTDARALARHLCDHLDPYLDRPYGLFGHSMGALVAYEMALRLAGGRAPSWLGVSAWSPAPGIEWDRPRHRLTDDRLRASVARMGGTSTAVLDDPDLWRAAEPLIRADLALVDTWRPRPGTPRLRHPVTVLGGEDDPGMPPSRLAAWHDRAEGPVRTHILPGGHFYFVGRLREVAARVTEDVRAAEPVSV
- a CDS encoding GNAT family N-acetyltransferase, which translates into the protein MGLELPTDRLRIREWELSDADAALKVYGAEDVAHWLTPEWQPVNDVDAMRSVLHAWIEAGPNLVPPAGRWAIVRESDGELVGGLSLKLLPPFEEDFELTWAVRPDVWGQGYATEASQALMDWAFKQGIEEVFAVARPDNSRAIAVARRLGMEWVGETEKYYDMRLQVFRMRPV